In a single window of the Bradyrhizobium erythrophlei genome:
- a CDS encoding acyclic terpene utilization AtuA family protein, translating to MNLSPQQRTVRIGGASGFWGDSSVGAPQLVASGQIDYLVFDYLAELTMSILAAARQKNAALGYATDFVTVAMRAVLKDVVQRGIRVVSNAGGVNPQACAAALQTLAEELGVNVKIAVVTGDDVMPLIPQLREANEPVRELQSGVPLPERVVTANAYLGALPVKAALDEGANVVITGRCVDSAVTLGVLMHEFGWSVDDHDRLAAGSLAGHIIECGCQATGGLFTDWDCVPDWAHIGYPIVECTFDGDFTVTKPAGTGGLVTPAVLAEQILYEIGDPSAYLLPDVTCDFTGVTLNAEGPDRVSVSGARGRAPTSTYKVCATYVDGFKLSAQLTIVGFDADAKARRTGEAILERTSELLSARGLPPYTETMIEMLGAESCYGPHARAGGTREAVLRLTATHRDKAALELLAREVAPAGTSWAPGTTGGGGRASASPSIRQYAFLLDKSRLQPRVLIDGRTLNVRVPAGTAQGVEAPRASDAPSDVAESGMDAVELPLIRVAWGRSGDKGDNSNIGIIARHLQLLPVLRGQLTPERVAQHLAHLVRGPVTRYEVPGIHAFNFVCEQALGGGGMKSLRNDALGKGMAQILLAMPVRIPVALLSLVRPVNGPTQGTGQ from the coding sequence GTGAACCTATCGCCGCAACAACGGACCGTCCGCATTGGTGGAGCCTCGGGATTCTGGGGCGACAGTAGCGTCGGTGCGCCGCAGCTCGTTGCCAGCGGGCAAATCGACTATCTGGTCTTCGACTATCTGGCCGAGCTGACCATGTCGATCTTGGCCGCGGCGCGGCAGAAGAACGCCGCGCTCGGCTACGCGACCGACTTCGTGACCGTGGCCATGCGCGCCGTCCTGAAAGACGTCGTCCAGCGTGGGATCCGCGTGGTCAGCAATGCCGGCGGCGTCAACCCGCAGGCCTGCGCGGCGGCACTTCAGACCCTAGCCGAGGAACTGGGGGTGAACGTGAAGATCGCGGTGGTCACCGGTGACGACGTCATGCCACTCATCCCGCAGCTGCGAGAGGCGAACGAGCCCGTGCGCGAGCTGCAAAGCGGCGTGCCACTCCCCGAGCGCGTCGTCACGGCGAATGCGTACCTCGGTGCCTTGCCGGTCAAGGCGGCACTGGATGAGGGGGCCAACGTGGTGATCACCGGTCGGTGCGTCGACTCTGCCGTGACATTGGGCGTGTTGATGCACGAGTTCGGCTGGTCCGTCGACGACCACGATCGACTCGCGGCGGGCAGTCTTGCTGGCCACATCATCGAATGCGGCTGTCAGGCCACCGGGGGTCTCTTCACCGACTGGGATTGCGTGCCTGACTGGGCGCACATCGGCTACCCGATCGTTGAATGCACCTTCGACGGCGACTTCACTGTCACGAAGCCGGCGGGAACCGGTGGCCTCGTGACACCGGCAGTGCTGGCGGAGCAGATACTGTATGAGATCGGCGATCCCTCCGCCTACCTGCTGCCGGATGTAACCTGCGACTTCACTGGCGTGACGCTGAACGCCGAAGGGCCGGACCGTGTCAGCGTGAGTGGCGCCCGCGGTCGCGCGCCAACCTCGACGTACAAGGTCTGCGCCACGTACGTGGACGGATTTAAGCTCTCCGCGCAACTGACCATCGTCGGCTTCGATGCCGACGCCAAGGCCCGGCGGACCGGCGAGGCGATTCTCGAGCGCACCAGCGAGTTGCTAAGCGCGCGCGGACTTCCGCCCTACACCGAGACGATGATCGAGATGCTTGGCGCGGAATCCTGCTACGGACCCCATGCGCGCGCGGGCGGAACGCGCGAAGCGGTGCTACGGCTCACCGCGACGCACCGCGACAAGGCGGCACTCGAACTGCTGGCCCGCGAGGTGGCCCCGGCGGGAACGTCCTGGGCGCCCGGCACGACGGGCGGGGGCGGCCGTGCTTCCGCTTCGCCGTCCATCCGTCAATACGCGTTCCTGCTCGACAAATCCCGGTTGCAGCCGCGGGTTCTCATCGACGGCCGCACTCTGAATGTTCGCGTGCCCGCGGGCACGGCGCAGGGCGTGGAGGCACCGCGGGCGTCCGATGCGCCCTCGGACGTCGCCGAATCCGGCATGGACGCGGTCGAGCTTCCACTGATCCGCGTGGCTTGGGGCCGCAGCGGCGACAAGGGCGATAACTCGAACATCGGCATCATCGCGCGGCATCTCCAGTTGCTGCCGGTCCTTCGCGGCCAGCTCACGCCCGAGCGCGTCGCACAGCACCTGGCGCATCTGGTCCGCGGCCCCGTCACGCGCTACGAAGTGCCAGGCATCCACGCCTTCAATTTCGTTTGCGAGCAGGCGCTCGGCGGCGGCGGCATGAAGTCCCTGCGCAACGATGCGCTGGGCAAGGGCATGGCGCAGATTCTCCTGGCAATGCCGGTCCGCATTCCGGTTGCCCTCCTGTCTCTCGTTCGCCCCGTCAATGGACCCACCCAAGGAACAGGCCAATGA